From a single Miscanthus floridulus cultivar M001 chromosome 8, ASM1932011v1, whole genome shotgun sequence genomic region:
- the LOC136473805 gene encoding zinc finger protein GAI-ASSOCIATED FACTOR 1-like: MAHTSEESLNNFQQQAELEACPAGSSKADTAMPVGKKRRGHPGTLDPDVEVVALSPKTLLATNRYICEVCHKGFQRDQNLQLHRRGHNLPWKLKQRSSTEAKKKVYVCPEVTCPHHDGSRALGDLTGIKKHYSRKHGEKKWKCDRCSKKYAVQSDWKAHTKICGTKEYRCDCGTIFSRKDSFITHRAFCDALAEDNSRVNHNLATMVGSLHGHQQNIFSHGVPTFPTSPTDVMANLSSNDHNSYSHLRSLSPYALITRNTSLFSNQVSPKDSGFPLDGSASSNPYMSMNSPYMSATALLQKAAEMGAKTSQDPISPLLLKSFPSNVTTPSPRDHMVISSGRQGYCLGNSAASSVGIMATEHEGSYMSGRSNILINTPWVNSYRPTTAPLIGLMNHPFGMRVEKESSDIFPGGQTQHSRQENISRVGDAGLTQDFLGLGGSGNLEMTSETYNADATALSYSGEQQKLQEHIYSYHQSSLGSIALEKPIWES, translated from the exons ATGGCACACACGTCGGAAGAATCCCTCAACAACTTCCAGCAGCAGGCAGAGCTTGAAGCTTGCCCTGCTGGGTCAAGCAAAGCTGACACAGCCATGCCTGTAGGGAAAAAGAGACGAGGCCATCCAGGAACTCTAG ATCCTGATGTGGAAGTAGTGGCTTTGTCACCTAAGACACTCTTGGCAACAAACAGATACATATGTGAGGTTTGTCACAAAGGCTTCCAGAGAGACCAGAACCTCCAGCTCCATAGGAGGGGCCATAACCTACCATGGAAGCTGAAGCAGAGAAGCAGCACTGAAGCTAAGAAGAAAGTGTATGTCTGCCCTGAGGTCACCTGCCCTCATCATGATGGAAGCCGAGCATTGGGCGATCTCACAGGCATAAAGAAGCACTACTCCAGGAAACATGGGGAGAAGAAGTGGAAGTGTGACAGGTGTTCAAAGAAGTATGCTGTTCAGTCGGACTGGAAGGCGCACACAAAGATATGTGGCACAAAGGAGTACCGATGTGACTGTGGAACAATATTCTCAAG AAAGGACAGTTTCATCACACATCGAGCCTTCTGTGATGCACTGGCTGAAGACAACTCTAGGGTTAACCACAACCTTGCAACAATGGTGGGAAGTCTGCATGGTCACCAGCAAAATATCTTTTCACATGGAGTACCTACCTTCCCCACTTCACCAACTGATGTGATGGCAAACTTGTCCAGCAATGATCATAATTCATACAGTCATCTGAGATCTTTATCCCCTTATGCTCTGATTACAAGAAACACATCATTGTTCTCCAACCAGGTATCACCCAAGGATTCAGGCTTTCCCCTTGATGGAAGCGCGTCAAGTAACCCATATATGTCCATGAATTCCCCATACATGTCTGCTACTGCACTTCTACAGAAAGCTGCAGAGATGGGTGCGAAGACCAGCCAGGATCCTATATCACCATTACTCCTAAAAAGCTTCCCAAGTAACGTGACAACTCCTAGTCCTAGAGATCACATGGTCATATCTTCTGGAAGACAGGGATACTGCCTCGGGAATTCAGCAGCTAGCAGTGTTGGCATCATGGCAACTGAACATGAGGGCTCTTACATGAGTGGTCGCAGTAACATTCTCATCAACACACCATGGGTGAATAGTTATAGGCCTACCACAGCGCCCttaattggactaatgaatcatCCATTTGGAATGAGAGTAGAGAAGGAGAGCTCTGACATATTTCCTGGAGGCCAGACGCAACACAGCAGGCAGGAAAATATTTCACGGGTAGGAGATGCTGGACTAACCCAGGACTTTCTAGGATTAGGAGGCAGTGGGAATTTGGAAATGACTTCTGAGACTTACAATGCAGATGCGACAGCATTGAGCTATTCTGGTGAGCAGCAAAAGCTGCAGGAACATATCTACTCTTACCATCAGTCATCTCTTGGCTCCATTGCACTGGAGAAACCCATTTGGGAATCCTGA